A window of Mycolicibacterium madagascariense genomic DNA:
GATGGCGTTCTGCTGAGCCGTCGAACCCTCCGCGGTCAGCGAGTTCTTGCCGCCGCAGTTGGCCGGACCCGACGCCGACGACGATCCCGCCGCGCTCGACGACGAACCCGAGTTGTTGTCACTGCCACACGCAGTCATCGTCATGGCGGTTACGGCCGCCACCGACAGTGCCAGTAGCGGAGCACCGACACCCTTGCCAAAGCCATTGAGCTTCACTGATCCCACTTTCGATTCGTCTGCCTCAGGACTCCACGGGAACGTATGCGGCCCTCGTGGACGGCTCACGGACGAAACGTGAACGAGCGGTGAACAGCCCCAGCGACTTCACAGCTGACGGGCTAACGAACGGTGTACGCCACGTCTCTGGCAAAGACCTCGAAACCGAGCCGCCGGTAGGTCTTGACCGCCGCCTCGTTGTCCGCTTCGACGTAGAGCGTCACCTCGGCGGAGGGACCGAGCCGGTCCGCGAGATGGTGCAGACCGATCAGCGTCAGCGCCCGGCCGAGCCCCCGTCCCTGTGCGTCCGGGTCGACGCCGACGACGTAGACCTCGCCGAGCGCCGGGCCGTGCACCTTCGTCCAGTGGAAGCCGAGCAACCGGCCGGTCGTCTCATCGAACGCCAGGAACAACCCCTTGGGGTCGAACCACGACTCGCCCCGCCGCTCGGCGACGTCGGCCTCCGACCACCCGCCCTGCTCCGGATGCCAGGAGAAGGCCGCATTGTTGACCCGCAGCAGTTCGGCGTCGTCGTCGGACCCGGCGTAGGTCCTCCACGTCACGCCGTCGGACGGCTGCGTCGCGGGCAGGTCGGCGAGCGGGCGGCGCATCTGCAGGAGTTCGCGCGCCGCGACCAGACCGAGTGCGGCGGCCGTTGCCCGCGCCGGCTCGAGGTTGCCGTGCGCCCACACGCGGGCGCCGTCGCCGCCCTCCGCGAGACCGGTGCGCACCAGCGCGGATCCGATGCCGCCGCGACGAGCGTCGGGGTGCACGACGGCCTCGGCCATCGGCGGTGCGTCCGCAGTCGGCGGCGCGAGGTTGAGGTATCCCACGACCGCGCCGTCGACGCGGGCGAGGAGGTGTCTGGTGCGGTCGTGCCGGAGCTCGCGCACCACCTGATCGCCGACCGGAGGTGTGCCGTCACGCGCGGTGGCGGCGGCGAACAGCGCTTCGATCTCCGTTAGGTCAGCACCGGATAGGGTTGCGCTCCAACCGATTTCGCTCACTTGGCGCGAAGCGGGTCGCTCAGGGCCTCGGGGAACGCGGCCGAGTCCTGTTCGTAGGCCTCGGCATCGTCGAACTCGTCGTCGAGGTCGGCGCCGGCGACGGGCGGGCGACCCCGGGCCGGCCGCACCGCCTTGTAGCCCACGTTGCGCACCGTGCCGATCAGCGACTCGTACTCGGGTCCCAGTTTCGCGCGCAGTCGGCGCACGTGCACGTCGACGGTGCGGGTGCCACCGAAGAAGTCGTAGCCCCACACCTCTTGGAGTAGCTGCGCCCTGGTGAACACCCGACCCGCGTGCTGCGCCAGATACTTCAGCAGCTCGAATTCCTTGTAGGTGAGGTCCAGCGGTCGGCCACGCAGCCGGGCCGTGTACGTGCCCTCGTCGATGACGAGTTCGCCGAGATTGACCTTGCCCGCACTCTCCTGGTCGGCGGAGCCACCGCGGCGGCCGACGAGCAGCCGCAGCCGGGCGTCGATCTCGGCGGGGCCGGTGCTGGGCAGCAGGATCTCGTCGAGGCCCCACTCGACGTTCACCGCTACCAATCCACCCTCGTTGACGACGGCCACCACGGGGACGGACGTGCCGGTGGTGCCGAGCAGTCTGCACAGCCCGCGGGCCGCGGCGAGGTCGGTCCGGGCATCGACGATCGCCACGTCCGCGGTGCCCGCCTCCAAGAGCGAGGACACCTCCGTCGGGGCCGCCCGCACGTTGTGCGCGAGCAGCGCCAACGAGGGCAGGACCGACTCCGGGTGCGGGTCGACGGTCAGTAGCAAAAGATCCAACAGGTCCTCCAGCGCATCCCGGGAAGATCCCCCGACGACATCAACATCGACACGTCCGGGCAATCTCCCAGATTCATGGCTGACACGCGGTCGTTACCGGCCGACGCAGGCATAACGATAGCGTGCAACCTGCTGATTAGCCGTGTCGAGCGGCTCGTGCACTCTTCCGGCGCTTCGCTCCTGCCCGCCGAGCGGGCACCCCGGTAGGCCAGAATGTCCGGGTGCGCAAGCTGCTGATCGGACTCGCCGCCACGGTGACGACGGTTGCCCTCGGCGCCGTCGGCGCGGATTTCGGCACCGCCATCTACGCGGAGTTCCACTGGGCGCGGGCGGTGCGGGCCGCCAATCACCTGCCGTTCGACCCGTGGGTGGGCATCCTGGGCTTCCCGTTCGTCGCGCAGGCGATGCGCCATCAGTACCACCAGGTCGAGATCCGCGCCGCCGGCGTCGACCATCCCGTCGTCGGCAAGGTCTCCCTGGAGGCGACGCTGCACTCCGTCGACGTCGCGCAGACGTCGTGGCTGATCGGTCCCGACGCGAAGCTCCCGGCGGGCAAGCTGGAGAGCCGCATCAACATCGACTCGACCCACGTCGGCCGCTTCATGGGAATCAAGGACCTGCTCGTCGAAGCGCCGTCGCGCGAGACCAACGACGCCACCGGTGGGACGACGGAGTCGGGCATCTCCGACAGCCATGGGCTGGTGTTCACCGGCACCCCCGTCAAGGCCGGGTTCGACAAGCGGGTCAGCGTGTCGGTGGACCTGTCCATCCCCGAGGGCGACGACACCACCCTCGTCTTCACCGCGACCGGCGTCCTCACCGGCGCAGGCACCGCCGACCAGCCCGTGCCGGAGGACAGGAAGGCCGCGGTCCTGGCCGCGTTCGGCACCACGATGCCGGGGATGAAGTTGCCGTTCGGCGTCTCGCCCACCCACGAGGGCGCGCGAGGGTCCGACATCATCATCGAGGGCATCACCACGGGAGTAACCGTGGCCCTCGACGGGTTCAGGCAGTCATGAGCAATTCGGTAGTCGCCGTGGGCGTGGTCCTGATCGCGGCACTCGCGGTGTCCGTGGTCGTCGGACGCCTGCTCACCCGGCGCGACGGGGTGCTGCGCGACGCGACGAGCGGTGCCACCGGGGCCGGGGCCGGCGGTCTGGACCTGCCGGCGGGAACGCCGGCGATCGTGCACTTCAGCGCGCCGTGGTGTGGGCCGTGCGGCGCGGTCCGGCGAGTGGTCGACGACGTCTGCGCGACGTTGCCGACGGTGGCCCACGTCGAACTGGACCTCGACGCCAATCCGGCCGCGGCCCGGGAGCTTTCGGTGTCCTCCCTGCCCACGACCTTCGTCTTCGACGCCGACGGGCAGCAGCGCTACCGCGCCTCGGGGGTTCCGAAGGCGGCTGACCTGCGCTCGGCCCTCCAGCCGCTATTGGCCTGACGGGCCTCTCATTGGGTACGATGGCCGCCGTGTTCACCCGCCACGAGCTCCAGCTCACCAAGCGCCGCGCAGTCGATCTGTGCCGCGTCGCGGGTTGCCGCTGTTGTTGTTGTAGCTGCTGAGTAGCTGCGCGTCCTTTCTCGCGTTGCCTCGCAAGCAGCCAATCTGGCATGCCCACGTCCAGTCTCGACATCAGCAGGAGCATTCCGTGCCACACCCGACCACCGACCCGGGACAGGTCGACGTCAGGGGACCGCGCTTCACGGCCTGGGTCACCACGGTCGTCATCGTCGCCACCCTCGTCGTATCGGCGTTCAGCACCGCGGCCGCGGCGGTAGTGCTGGGACTGCAGGCCGTCGTGTTCGCCATCGGCGCGATCGGGGGCCCGCGCAGGCACCCCTACGGCCGCGTGTTCGCCAGCGTGGTCGCCCCGCGTCTCGGGCCGGTCACCGAGCGCGAACCCGTCGCGCCGCTGAAGTTCGCTCAGCTGGTGGGGTTCGGCTTCGCCGCCGCGGGCACCCTGGCCTTCGCGACCGGCCTGTTCACCGTCGGCCTCGTCCTCACCGCGTTGGCACTCGTCGCGGCCTTCCTCAACGCAGCGTTCGGCATCTGCCTCGGCTGCCGGCTCTACCCATTCGTCTCCCGTTTCACCACACCGAACAAGCCCAACCCGGCCTGAGCGCCGCGACCCAAGCAACCGAAGGGATCTCATTCATGGCACGCTCCGACGTCCTGGTCACCGCCGACTGGGCCGAGAGCAATCTCGATGCTGCAGGCGTCGTCTTCGTCGAGGTCGACGAGGACACCAGCGCCTACGACGGCGGGCACATCGCCGGTGCCGTGAAGTTGGACTGGAAGACCGACCTGCAGGACCCGGTCAAGCGCGACTTCGTCGATCAGCAGCAGTTCTCCAAGTTGCTGTCCGACCGCGGCATCGCCAACGACGACACCGTGGTCCTCTACGGCGGCAACAACAACTGGTTCGCTGCGTACGCGTACTGGTACTTCAAGCTGTACGGCCATCAGGACGTCCGGCTGCTCGACGGCGGCCGCAAGAAGTGGGAGCTCGACGGGCGTCCGCTGTCCTCGGAGCCCGTGCAGCGCCCGGCGACCTCCTACACCGCGGCTGCCCCGAACCACGCGATCCGCGCGTTCCGCGACGAGGTCATCGCGGCCATCGGCACCAAGAACCTCGTCGACGTCCGCTCCCCCGACGAGTTCTCCGGCAAGATCCTGGCCCCGGCGCACCTGCCGCAGGAGCAGAGCCAGCGGGCCGGGCACATCCCCACTGCCATCAACGTTCCGTGGAGCAAGGCCGCCAACGAGGACGGCACCTTCAAGTCCGACGAGGACCTCGAGAAGCTGTACGCGCAGGCCGGCCTGGACGGCACGAAGGAGACCATCGCCTACTGCCGGATCGGTGAGCGCTCGTCGCACACCTGGTTCGTCCTGCAGGAACTCCTCGGCCACCAAAACGTCAAGAACTACGACGGCAGTTGGACCGAATACGGCTCCCTGGTGGGGGCCCCGATCGAGTTGGGAAGTTGATATGTGCTCTGCACCGAAGCAAGGACTGACGTTGCCCTCCAGCGTCGACCTGGAGAAGGAGACCGTGATCACCGGTCGCGTCGTCGACGGCTCCGGTCATACCGTGGGCGGCGCCTTCGTCCGTCTGCTCGACGCCTCTGACGAATTCACCGCCGAGGTCGTCGCGTCGGCCACCGGTGACTTCCGGTTCTTCGCCGCGCCGGGCACCTGGACGCTGCGCGCGCTGTCCCCCGCGGGCAACGGTGACGCCAGCATCGCGCCGTCGGGCGCGGGCATCCACGAGGTCGACGTCAAGGTCGCCTAGTCGACCCGGCGTGGCCGCGATGCGGTGAGGTGCCCCGACGCATTCGGGGCTGCGCGACGCTCTAGACTCGACGTGTGGTGCTCTTCTACGAGATCCTGCTCGTCGCGGCGGTCGTCGTCATCACCTGGTTCGCGCTCTATGCGGTGTACCGGCTGATCACCGACGAGTTGTGACGGCAGACGAGAACCCCGTAAGCCCCGGTGAGGGAACGGGTTCGATCATTCCCGGGTCGGCGGACCGTGCGGTAGCCGCCGCTGCCGAGCGTGCCAAGGTGACGGCGGCGCGCAACCTGCCCTCGTTCGACGATCTGCCCATTCCCGCCGACACCGCGAACCTTCGCGAGGGCGTGAACCTCAACGACGCCCTGCTGGCGCTGCTACCGCTCGTTGGCGTCTGGCGCGGCGAGGGCACCGGGCGCGGCGCCGAGGGCGACTACCCGTTCGGGCAGCAGATCGTCGTGTCGCACGACGGCGGTGAGTACCTGAATTGGGAGGCACGGTCCTGGCTGCTGTCGGAGACCGGCGAGTACGAGGGACCGGCGTTGCGGGAGTCGGGCTTCTGGCGCTTCGTCAACGACCCGGAGGATCCGGCCGAATCCCAGGCCATCGAACTGCTCCTGGCGCACTCGGCCGGCTACGTCGAACTGTTCTACGGGCATCCGCGCAACCAGGCGTCCTGGGAACTGGCCACCGACGCGTTGGCGCGTAGCAAGTCCGGCGTTCTCGTCGGCGGGGCCAAGCGGCTGTACGGAATCATCGAGGGCGGCGACCTCGCCTACGTCGAGGAGCGCGTCGACGCCGACGGCGGGCTGGTGCCCCATCTGTCGGCTCGCCTCTCACGACACGTCGGCTGACGACACCACTTCGACGTCCCTAGACACGACGTCCCCAGACATGGAGCGGCCCCCGAGCCGTGGATCCTGGTTGGACGAACCAAGGGGCTCGGGGGCCGGGTGACTGCCGGGAATTCGCCAGCGCACGCTGGTCAACACCCGGTGCTGCTAGCGGGCAGCCACCTCACATGTCCATGAGTCAATCAATTTCTCGGACCACCTCCCTTCTCGTGTACCAGCGAAAGTACTCCCGAATGCGCGGGCCGACAACCGATTTAGACGGGTCGTTCACGGGCGGGCGGCCATCGCCTCGTCGATCAGCGCGGGGACGTCGATCATCGGCGGCGTCGTGTCCAACGGCCGCGCGTCCAACGTGTGCACGCGGGCTGCCAGCGTCACGCTCGACACCAGCCAAACACCGTGCGCTGCTTCAAGATCGGCGATCCGCAGCGAGCGTTCGACGCAGCTGACACCGCGCCCGCGGGCGACGTCGAACAGCGCCCGCGCGGTGATGCCCGGCAGGATCGGCAGCGTCGTCGGAGGCGTCAGCAGCACCCCGTCCCGATCGAGGACGACGACGCTGGAACGTGGCCCCTCCAAGACGAATCCGTCGGAGCTGACGAGCACGGCGTCACCGGCGCCGAGACGTTCGGCGTGGCGCAGCGCGGCAGCATAGATGCCGTAGGACAGCGACTTCGCGCCGGCGATCGACCACCCCGCCCCCGGCGCCGCGGGCAGGCCGCGGTCCACCGTCACGGCCGAGACCCCGTGTCCGCGCGCCTGCACGACCCGCGCCGGCAACTCCGACACCATGACGAAACCCGTCGCGCGACCAGACACCAGTCGCATCACGGCGTCGTCGGCGTCGGGCCAGCGGTCGCACGCGACGGCGACCGCGGCGCGCCACCGTGCGGCGTCGGGCGGCGGCAAGCCGACGATCGCGCTGGACCCCGCCAGCCGTTCGAGATGAGCGGCGAGCAGGCAGGGCACGCCGGCGCGCAGCAGCAGCGTCTCGAACACCCCGGCGCCGCGGGCCACCATCGGATCGTCGATCGCGACGAAGGGCTCACCCGGCGCGGCCACTTTGCCGTCCAGCGTGACGACGAGCG
This region includes:
- the mshD gene encoding mycothiol synthase → MSEIGWSATLSGADLTEIEALFAAATARDGTPPVGDQVVRELRHDRTRHLLARVDGAVVGYLNLAPPTADAPPMAEAVVHPDARRGGIGSALVRTGLAEGGDGARVWAHGNLEPARATAAALGLVAARELLQMRRPLADLPATQPSDGVTWRTYAGSDDDAELLRVNNAAFSWHPEQGGWSEADVAERRGESWFDPKGLFLAFDETTGRLLGFHWTKVHGPALGEVYVVGVDPDAQGRGLGRALTLIGLHHLADRLGPSAEVTLYVEADNEAAVKTYRRLGFEVFARDVAYTVR
- a CDS encoding winged helix-turn-helix transcriptional regulator; protein product: MDLLLLTVDPHPESVLPSLALLAHNVRAAPTEVSSLLEAGTADVAIVDARTDLAAARGLCRLLGTTGTSVPVVAVVNEGGLVAVNVEWGLDEILLPSTGPAEIDARLRLLVGRRGGSADQESAGKVNLGELVIDEGTYTARLRGRPLDLTYKEFELLKYLAQHAGRVFTRAQLLQEVWGYDFFGGTRTVDVHVRRLRAKLGPEYESLIGTVRNVGYKAVRPARGRPPVAGADLDDEFDDAEAYEQDSAAFPEALSDPLRAK
- the lmeA gene encoding mannan chain length control protein LmeA, producing the protein MRKLLIGLAATVTTVALGAVGADFGTAIYAEFHWARAVRAANHLPFDPWVGILGFPFVAQAMRHQYHQVEIRAAGVDHPVVGKVSLEATLHSVDVAQTSWLIGPDAKLPAGKLESRINIDSTHVGRFMGIKDLLVEAPSRETNDATGGTTESGISDSHGLVFTGTPVKAGFDKRVSVSVDLSIPEGDDTTLVFTATGVLTGAGTADQPVPEDRKAAVLAAFGTTMPGMKLPFGVSPTHEGARGSDIIIEGITTGVTVALDGFRQS
- a CDS encoding thioredoxin family protein, with the translated sequence MSNSVVAVGVVLIAALAVSVVVGRLLTRRDGVLRDATSGATGAGAGGLDLPAGTPAIVHFSAPWCGPCGAVRRVVDDVCATLPTVAHVELDLDANPAAARELSVSSLPTTFVFDADGQQRYRASGVPKAADLRSALQPLLA
- a CDS encoding Ms5788A family Cys-rich leader peptide, giving the protein MAAVFTRHELQLTKRRAVDLCRVAGCRCCCCSC
- a CDS encoding DUF4395 domain-containing protein translates to MPHPTTDPGQVDVRGPRFTAWVTTVVIVATLVVSAFSTAAAAVVLGLQAVVFAIGAIGGPRRHPYGRVFASVVAPRLGPVTEREPVAPLKFAQLVGFGFAAAGTLAFATGLFTVGLVLTALALVAAFLNAAFGICLGCRLYPFVSRFTTPNKPNPA
- a CDS encoding sulfurtransferase, translated to MARSDVLVTADWAESNLDAAGVVFVEVDEDTSAYDGGHIAGAVKLDWKTDLQDPVKRDFVDQQQFSKLLSDRGIANDDTVVLYGGNNNWFAAYAYWYFKLYGHQDVRLLDGGRKKWELDGRPLSSEPVQRPATSYTAAAPNHAIRAFRDEVIAAIGTKNLVDVRSPDEFSGKILAPAHLPQEQSQRAGHIPTAINVPWSKAANEDGTFKSDEDLEKLYAQAGLDGTKETIAYCRIGERSSHTWFVLQELLGHQNVKNYDGSWTEYGSLVGAPIELGS
- a CDS encoding DUF1416 domain-containing protein; translation: MCSAPKQGLTLPSSVDLEKETVITGRVVDGSGHTVGGAFVRLLDASDEFTAEVVASATGDFRFFAAPGTWTLRALSPAGNGDASIAPSGAGIHEVDVKVA
- a CDS encoding FABP family protein → MTADENPVSPGEGTGSIIPGSADRAVAAAAERAKVTAARNLPSFDDLPIPADTANLREGVNLNDALLALLPLVGVWRGEGTGRGAEGDYPFGQQIVVSHDGGEYLNWEARSWLLSETGEYEGPALRESGFWRFVNDPEDPAESQAIELLLAHSAGYVELFYGHPRNQASWELATDALARSKSGVLVGGAKRLYGIIEGGDLAYVEERVDADGGLVPHLSARLSRHVG
- a CDS encoding aminodeoxychorismate lyase; amino-acid sequence: MTTRSPLVVTLDGKVAAPGEPFVAIDDPMVARGAGVFETLLLRAGVPCLLAAHLERLAGSSAIVGLPPPDAARWRAAVAVACDRWPDADDAVMRLVSGRATGFVMVSELPARVVQARGHGVSAVTVDRGLPAAPGAGWSIAGAKSLSYGIYAAALRHAERLGAGDAVLVSSDGFVLEGPRSSVVVLDRDGVLLTPPTTLPILPGITARALFDVARGRGVSCVERSLRIADLEAAHGVWLVSSVTLAARVHTLDARPLDTTPPMIDVPALIDEAMAARP